A stretch of Labilibaculum sp. DW002 DNA encodes these proteins:
- a CDS encoding RNA polymerase sigma factor, with protein sequence MSSLYKNIHQDLIELCGKNNPKAQFKIYKLYYKAMYNSSLRIVKDPAEAEDIMQEAFLAAFKNIGKYKGEVSFGAWLKRIVINRSLDSLKKKKLELFPLDNEIHKLPIEENVQSFDYSEEQINELKKGINLLPTGYRIILNLYLLEGYDHEEISGILNISPSTSRSQFLRAKKKLIQLVSKKENQKLL encoded by the coding sequence ATGAGCTCATTGTACAAGAATATTCATCAGGACCTAATTGAGCTTTGCGGAAAAAATAACCCCAAAGCACAATTCAAAATCTACAAGTTGTACTATAAAGCAATGTACAACTCTTCTTTACGGATCGTAAAAGATCCTGCGGAGGCTGAAGACATCATGCAAGAAGCTTTTTTAGCTGCATTTAAAAACATTGGTAAGTACAAGGGTGAAGTTAGCTTTGGAGCTTGGCTAAAAAGAATTGTGATTAACCGTTCATTGGATAGTTTAAAAAAGAAAAAATTGGAATTATTTCCGCTAGATAATGAAATTCACAAGCTTCCTATTGAAGAAAACGTACAGAGTTTTGATTACTCTGAAGAACAAATAAATGAATTAAAAAAAGGAATAAACCTGCTACCAACAGGCTATCGAATTATTTTGAATCTATACTTACTCGAAGGATATGATCATGAGGAAATAAGTGGGATATTAAATATAAGCCCCTCTACTTCTCGATCACAATTCCTAAGAGCCAAGAAAAAATTGATTCAGCTTGTTTCGAAAAAAGAAAACCAAAAATTGCTATGA